Part of the Corynebacterium canis genome is shown below.
CCGGCGACTCCGAACCGGCCGAGACTGAAGAGCCCACCGAACTTGTTATCGAGTCCGAGCCGGTGCGCACCTGGTTGCCTAAGCGCCGCGGGCGTGGGCTTGCCATGGCGGTTACTGGTGATGCCACGCCGGGCGAGGGCGATGCCTGGGTGGTGGCGTTGCTGGATCAGGATTACCGCAGCATTATCGTGGATTTGCGCGAGGTCACGCCCGAGGACGAGCAGGCGTTGGCCGAGTGGTTGGCTTCCGATAGTCCGAAGTATTTGCACGGCGCGAAGGCTGCGTACCACATGTTGCATGGGCGGGGTTTGCCGTTGCAGGGCGTCACCCATGACACTGCGATTGCGGCTTACCTGCTGCGTCCAGGCCAGCGAACGTATGAGCTTATCGACGTCCTGCAGCGCCATCTGCAGCGGCAGCTTCCGGAGGCGCAATCCGGCCAGCTTTCGCTATTAGATGTGCCGGATAATTCCCGCGAACTTGTCGATCATGCGGCCGCAATCCTGGATCTTACGGTGGAGCTGACCAAACAATTGCAGGCCATTGATTCCTTTGAGTTGTATCAGGAACTTGAGGTGCCGTTGGCGGGCGTTTTGGCGCGCATGGAGGAAACCGGCATCGCCGTGAATGTTGCGCGCCTTGAGGAGCAGCGTGAGGTTTACGTTGATAAGGTCGCCGAAGCCGAAGCCGCCGCGCGCGAACTGGTGAGCGATCCCTCGCTAAACCTTTCGAGCCCCAAGCAGCTGCAGGTGGTGCTGTTTGAAACCCTGGGTTTGCCGAAAACCAAGAAGATCAAGACCGGTTATTCCACGGCGGCGAAGGAAATTGAGGCGCTTGCGGTGAAGTCGCCGCACCCGTTCTTGGATCATTTATTGGCGCACCGCGAGTACCAGAAAATGAAGACTACGCTCGACGGGCTTATCAAGGCGGTGCAGCCCGATGGCCGGATTCGCACCACGTTCCAGCAGACGGTGACGTCCACGGGTCGCCTGAGTTCCACCGATCCGAACTTGCAGAATATCCCGGTGCGCACCCCGGCGGGCCGGAAAATTCGCTCCGCTTTCGTTTCGAACGGGGAGTCGGATTTGCTGATTACGGCGGACTATTCGCAGATTGAGATGCGCGTGATGGCGCACCTGTCCGCAGACCCCGGGCTTATCGACGCCTACAGTAAGGGCGAGGACCTGCACAACTACGTCGGTTCCAAGGTGTTTAACGTGGGTATCAACGAGGTCACCCCAGAATTGCGCCGCCGCGTTAAGGCCATGTCCTATGGCCTCGTGTATGGCCTTTCGGCGTTCGGTCTGTCGCAGCAATTGGGCATTCCGCCGGGGGAGGCAAAGGGAATCATGGAGACCTATTTCGAACGTTTTGGCGGGGTGAAGCGTTACCTGGATTCGGTGGTGGAGCAGGCCCGCCGCGACGGCTATACCTCCACGCTATTCGGCCGCCGCCGCTATTTGCCCGAGCTGAATTCCGATAACCGTGTGGCGCGCGAAAACGCCGAACGCGCCGCCTTGAACGCGCCCATTCAGGGCACGGCCGCGGACATTATCAAGGTTGCCATGGTGCGTATCGACGCCGCGTTGCGCTCCGGCAACCTCGAATCCACCATGCTGCTGCAGGTACACGACGAATTGGTGATTAACGTTGTGCCCGGCGAGCTGGAGGTGGTCAAGGAGATCCTCGAAC
Proteins encoded:
- the polA gene encoding DNA polymerase I gives rise to the protein MLIDGHSMAFRAFYALPAENFSTTGGQHTNAVYGFLSMLTSLLKEERPTHIAVAFDVGRNTFRTEMFPEYKAQREAAPEEFRGQVELIQEVLNALGIVTMQLDNFEADDIIATLATAAQPLNFETLVVTGDRDSFQLVNDSTTVLYPMRGVSVLHRFTPAAVEEKYGLTPEQYPDFAALRGDPSDNLPNIPGVGEKTATKWIKEYGSLTNLLEHAADIKGRAGNNLRERLDQVRLNRRLTEMVKDLELPYRPNELEFRPANAAEIAEQFDQLQFGTNLRERVLGVIDTGDSEPAETEEPTELVIESEPVRTWLPKRRGRGLAMAVTGDATPGEGDAWVVALLDQDYRSIIVDLREVTPEDEQALAEWLASDSPKYLHGAKAAYHMLHGRGLPLQGVTHDTAIAAYLLRPGQRTYELIDVLQRHLQRQLPEAQSGQLSLLDVPDNSRELVDHAAAILDLTVELTKQLQAIDSFELYQELEVPLAGVLARMEETGIAVNVARLEEQREVYVDKVAEAEAAARELVSDPSLNLSSPKQLQVVLFETLGLPKTKKIKTGYSTAAKEIEALAVKSPHPFLDHLLAHREYQKMKTTLDGLIKAVQPDGRIRTTFQQTVTSTGRLSSTDPNLQNIPVRTPAGRKIRSAFVSNGESDLLITADYSQIEMRVMAHLSADPGLIDAYSKGEDLHNYVGSKVFNVGINEVTPELRRRVKAMSYGLVYGLSAFGLSQQLGIPPGEAKGIMETYFERFGGVKRYLDSVVEQARRDGYTSTLFGRRRYLPELNSDNRVARENAERAALNAPIQGTAADIIKVAMVRIDAALRSGNLESTMLLQVHDELVINVVPGELEVVKEILEREMDQAIKLSVPLEVSIGVGPDWDAAAH